Part of the Arthrobacter gengyunqii genome is shown below.
CTGTCCGTCGTCGCAGGCGCTGGTCGATGCCGGCGGGACCGCCCAGCAGTGCCTGGTGGCGTACACGGTCCCGAACTCCGGGGGCACCACCATTCAGGTGGAAGTTCCGCCTGAGGTCGCCAAGGGAGGCGCCGTCGAGGCAGGCGACACCATCCGCTACCTGAATCTTGAAGCCATCATGCAGCAGGGCGGCGGCGCACCGCCCTACGTCTTCGTGGACTTTGTCCGCTCCATTCCCATGGCCGCGTTGACCGTGCTGTACGCGGGCGTGGTGATCGCCGTCGCGCGCTGGCGGGGGCTGCGTGCCCTGGTCGGGCTCGCGGGCGCCTACGCGGTGTTGGCCGGGTTCATCCTGCCCGGGCTGGTGGAGGGCAAGCCGCCGCTGCTGCTGGGGCTGATCGGTTCGAGCGTGATCATGTTCGGCGTCCTGTATTTTGCCCACGGCTTTACGGCGCGCACCTCGACGGCGCTGCTGGGGACGCTGTTCGGGCTGTCCATCACGGCTTGTCTGGCCGCATGGGCGACCGATGCCGCCCACCTGGTGGGGGTTGACGATGAGAACGCGTACACGCTCATCAACTCCTCGGACAACATCTCGGTATCCGGCATTATCCTGTGCGGGCTGATCATTTCCGGTCTCGGCGTGCTGAACGACGTGACCATCACGCAGTCCTCCGCCGTGTGGGAGATGTACGAGCTGGCGCCCGGGGCGAGCGCCAAGCGGCTGTTCTCCGGGGCCATGCGGGTGGGGCGGGACCACATTGCCTCCACCGTCTACACCATTGCCTTCGCCTACGCCGGGGCGGCGCTGCCGGTGTTGATCCTCGTCTCGCTCTACGACCGGGCCTTCCTCGACAGCATTACCAGCGGTGAACTGGCCGAGGAAGTGATCCGCACGCTCGTGGGCTCGGTGGGCCTGGTGCTGGCCATCCCGGTCACCACGGCCATCGCCGTCCTGGTGGTCAAGGCGGTGGGCATCAAAGGGATTCCGCGCAGCGCGGACGGAGCACACGCGAAGCACGACGACGGCGGGACGCCTCCGGCGCACGCAACACCCGCTGTCGGCGGGGTGCTCGACCACGCAGCGCCCGGCGTCGTCGGCGGGACGCCTGCCCATCCCGCCGACGACGCACCGCCGACCCGGCGTTCGCTGCGCAACCGGCCCTAGAGGCCCGCTGCGCAGCGAACGCACGGCCTCGAAGGGCACACGTCCTACGGCGCGCACGTCCTACGGCGCCGCCGGAGCCGGGGCGGGAATAACCGGCGGCTCGAAAGTGAACGTCATGCCGAGCAGCCAGACCAGCAGCAGGACCACAGGCAAATGGATGATGAACTGCAGGAAGGTGAACCCCACCAGGTCCCTTGCCCGCAGCTTCAGCACCGCCAGCAGGGGCAGCATGAAGAACGGATTGATCAGGTTGGGCAGCGCCTCGGCAATGTTGTAAATCTGCACCGTCCAGCCAAGGTTCATCTCCACATCGGTGGCGGACTGCATCACATAGGGAGCTTCCACCAGCCACTTGCCGCCGCCGGAGGGCACAAAGATGCCCAAGATGACGGTATAGATGGCTATTACGACGGCGAACGCCCCGCCGGCGCCGATGTTGGTAAAGAACGTGGCCAGATGCTCGGAAAGGGTGGTCCCGCCGCCGCCTTCGGCTTTGGTGAGGATCGCGGCCATTGCGGCGTAGAGCGGAAACTGGACCAGGATGCCGGCGGTGGCGGGCACTGCCTTGGTGACGGCCTGCAGGAAGTTGCGCGGCGTGCGGTGCAGCACCAGCCCCAGGATGAGGAAGACCAGCAGATAGCCGTTGAGGCTGGAGATCACGCTGAGGAACGGTTTGGTCACGAACTGCGAGACCAGCCACCCGGCGGTCAGCAAGCCCATGAGCATCGGCAGGATGGGGCTGTACTCCAGCCATTCTCCGGGACGCTCCCGGGTGGAGGCAGGCTCAGGCGTGTCATCCAGGTCCACGCCCAGTTCCGTAGCGGTGCGGATGGCTTCGCCCTTGGGTGCTGAGAGATGCGCGATCACGGTGGTCAGGGCAATCAGGATGGCGCACGTGAGCAGCGACTGCCAGGTGAAAATGGTCTTGCCGAAGTCCAGGACCCCGGTGACTTCCAGCAGAGCCGGCGGCAGCGACGCCGCCGTGGCCTGCAGCTGCGCGGCGGAGGACGACAAGCCCAAGGCCCAGACCGCACCAAGGCCCATGAATGCGGCCGCGCCGAGCGCACGGTAATCCACGCGCAGATCGGAGCGCCTGGCTATTGCCCGTGCGAGCAGCCCGCCGAAGACAATGCTCAGTCCCCAGTTCAGGAAGGACACGGACATCGACAGGAACGCCACAAAGCTGACGGCGGTGGTGGCGGTCTGCGGAACCCGTGCCAGCCGGGCGATAAGCTTCGCCACCGGGGGAGAGGTGGCCACGACATAGCCGGTCAGGACCACCATCGACATCTGCAGGGTGAAAGCGGTCAGGTCCCAAAAGCCGTTGCCGAAGGCATCCGCCACGTCCTGCGGTGAGGACCCGTTGAGCAGCGCGGCCAGGGCAATGATGACCACACCGGCCAGGGCAAAGATGTAAGCGTCGGGAAACCACTTTTCGGTCCAGCGGGCCAGAGCTTGGGCAACTCTTGCCAGGCCTTTCTCGGAGCCGGCCGAGCGGGTGGTGGCGGTAGACATGGCGGGACCTCATTCTGGTTGCGGCAGTGAAACCGAAGGGGTACGGATGGATGGCCTGCCCAGTACTGAAAAACCATCATTGTGATGCAGGCCACCTGCACGCTAGGGGGTGTTCCCCGGGCCTGTCAATCGGCGTCCGGGGCCGGTCTGCAGCGGTGTCCGCACGACACGCTGCCGGAAGGTTCCCCACAACCCGCAGCAGGATTTGCACCGGCTTGCGAGAATGGGGGTGTGACTGTTTCATCTCCAGAACTCAAGCTCGAGCTGCCGCCGCTGCAGCTGGGCCCCATTACCGTGGACACGCCGGTGATCCTGGCTCCCATGGCCGGCATTACCAACAAGGCGTTCCGGCGGCTCTGCCGCGAATACGGCGGCGGCCTGTACGTCTCCGAAATGGTCACCTCGCGTGCCCTCGTGGAGCGCTCGCCGGAGTCCCTGCGCATCATTGAGCACGACGACGACGAAAAGGTCCGCTCCGTCCAGCTCTACGGCGTGGACCCGGTGACCGTCGGCGCAGCCGTCCGGATCCTGGTGGAGGAAGACCGCGCCGACCACATTGACCTGAACTTCGGCTGCCCGGTGCCTAAGGTCACCCGCAAGGGCGGCGGCTCGGCCCTGCCCTGGAAGCTGGACCTGTTCACCGCCATCGTGCAGACCGCCGTGAAGGAAGCCTCCCGCGGCAACGTTCCGCTGACCATCAAGATGCGCAAGGGCATCGACGAGGACCACCTGACCTTCCTCGAGGCAGGCCGCATCGCCCGCGACTCCGGGGTTGCCGCCGTCGCGCTGCACGGCCGCACGGCGTCGCAGTTCTATTCCGGCAAGGCCGACTGGAACGCCATCGCCGAACTGCGCGAAGCCCTGCCGGACGTTCCCGTGTTGGGCAACGGCGACATCTGGTCCGCTGAAGACGCCATCGCCATGGTGCGCCAGACCGGCGTCGACGGCGTCGTCATCGGCCGCGGCTGCCAGGGCCGGCCGTGGCTCTTCGGGGACCTGCAGGCGGCGTTCGAGGGCAGCGACACCCGGCACCGCCCGGGCTTGAAGGAAGTCTCCGACAGCGTCTACCGGCACGCCGAACTGCTGGTGGAAACCTTCGGCGGGGAAATGATGGCGCTGCGGGACATCCGCAAGCACATGGCCTGGTACTTCAAGGGCTACGTGGTGGGCGGCGATCTCCGCGCCCAGCTCGCCACCGTCCCCACGCTCGAAGTCCTGCGCGAACTGCTGGACCAGCTGGACCCCGAGGCCCCGTATCCCGGCGTTGACGCCGAAGGCCCCCGCGGCCGCGCGGGCTCACCCAAAAAGACAGCGCTGCCGGAACACTGGCTGGAATCGCGGGAGCTCAACGCCGCACAAAAGTCCATCATTTCCGCAGCTGAACTCAACATCTCAGGCGGCTAAACACCCATGACCTTTCCGCAGGCTTTCCAAACCGCAGGCTATACCGACGTTGACCTTGCACGCTGGGTCACCGAGCCTGCCAAAAACACCAACCGCACCCAGTTCGGCCGCGACCGCGCCCGGGTGCTGCACTCCTCGGCGCTGCGCCGGCTCGGGGCCAAGACCCAGGTCGTGGCCCCGGACACCGACGACTTTGTCCGGACCCGGCTGACCCACTCCCTGGAGGTGGCCCAGGTGGGGCGCGAACTCGGCAATGCGCTGGGCTGCGATCCCGACGTCGTCGACGCCGCCTGCCTCTCACATGACCTGGGCCATCCGCCGTTCGGCCACAACGGCGAGACCGCGCTGAACGATATAGCCCATGCCATCGGCGGGTTCGAGGGCAACGCGCAGACCCTGCGGCTGCTGACCCGGCTGGAGCCCAAGATCATTGCGCCCGACGGCGGTCCGGCCGGCCTTAACCTGACCCGGGCCTCCCTCGACGCCGCCACGAAGTACCCGTGGTCCATCGCGGACGCGCCGCTGGTGAACGGCCACCGGACCACCAAGTTCGGTGTCTATGAAGACGATTTGCCCGTCTTCACCTGGCTGCGCGACGGCGCCCCCGCCGGCCGCTCCTGCCTGGAGGCACAGGTCATGGACCTGGCTGACGACATTTCCTACTCCGTGCACGACGTCGAAGACGCCATTGTTGCCGGCCACGTACAGCTCAAGTGGCTGGACAACCCGGACCAGCGCGCCCGCGTCATCGGTTACACCCAGCAGTGGTACCTGCCCGGCACCGACGGCGCAGCGATCGAGGAGGCCCTCAAGCGGCTCGAAGCTGATCCGGTGTGGGTCCGCGAGTCCGACGGCAGCCGCAAGTCCATGGCCGCGCTCAAGGACATGACCAGCCAGCTGATCGGCCGGTTCTGCAACAGTGCCCTCGAAGCCACCCGCATCATCTACGGCACCGATCCGCTGACCCGCTACAACGCCGAGATGGTGGTTCCGGAAGAGACCAAGCTGGAGATCGCCGTCATGAAGGGACTGGCCACCACCTTCGTGATGACCACCGACCAGCGGCAGCCGCTGTATGAACGCCAGCGCGAGATCCTCACCGCCCTGGTGGCCCAGCTGTCCGCCACGGGGGATCGGCACCTGGAACCGATGTTCGCTGCCGATTGGCGGGAAGCGGCCGACGACGGCGCCCGGCTGCGCGTGGTCGTGGACCAGGTCGCCTCCCTTACTGACGGGTCCGCGCTGGCACTGCACGAGCGCCTGGTGGGCCCGGTTCCCTCGCTCTGGTAAAAACATCTGGTTGTCTCGGATGAAAAAGGACCGATAACTCTGGCGCCGCCCGGTGTGTCTCGTTAGTGTTTCGGCTCTGAGGTGTAACATCCACCCCTTCGGTTACCACTGGCCGCAGGAGCACCTCTACCGGACAACTCTCACGGGGGACTCTTCATGAGCGACCAGCCACACCCATCCCGTTCGCGCCGGCTCAGCGACCCGCTTCCGCCGTCCGCCCGACGCCGCAGCCGGTGGGGCATCCTGCTGGCCGCCCTGCTGTCCCTGATGTTTTTCGTCCCGATGGCAGGCCCGGCCAACGCCGCCGTCGATCCGGAACCGCCGCGCGGGCCGGCTCCGGCGTCCGATGCCGGCACTGACATTGTGATCACGTCCCTGGGCGAAGGACGACGGAACATCTCCGGTTATCTGCCGCCGCTCGGGGCCACCTGGCCCATTGACACCTATCCCACCTCCCGTCCGGCGGGCTACGAGACAGAGAACGTGGGTTTTGCGGGGGTCATCAACACCCAGGAAGTGGGCGGGACCACTACGGCCCAGATGTACTGCATCGATCTGCGCACCTCCACACGGGTGGGCATCGGGTATGAAAACGGCACCTGGGACGAATCCAACGTTCCCAACATCGGATATGTGAACCGGATCCTGAATACCTACTACCCGAGCACGAATCTCCCTGCCGGTGTCACCAACAACAATGATAAGGCCGCGGCCGTGCAGGCAGCCATCTGGTTCTTCACGGACGGCTATGTTGTCAACCGCACCAACAACCTGTATTCCACCGTTGCCTCGATCGTGAACGACACCATCGCGGCCGGGCCGCTGGACGAACCGGACGCCCCGGATATTTCGATCACTCCCGCCACTGCCGAAGCAGCGGTAACCGGTGTCGCCGGACCCTACACCGTGACCTCGGAGGCCGATGAAATCACCGTGACGACCGATGAAGGCTTCGGTCTCTTCGCAGATGAAGCAGGCACCGTACCGCTCACCAACCCCGTCGCCAGCGGTACGCAGGTGTGGGTGCGGAGCGAGGACGGAGGCACCGGGCCAGCCGCCATCAGTGCACGGGCGGTAGTGACCGTTCCCACCGGCAGTGTGTACCTCTATGACGGGGCGACATCCGGGGTGGACGCTGCCCAGAAGCTGATCCTCGCGGACACCCGGGACCTGAGCTCCGCAGCCAGTGCCACGGCGACCTTCTACGAGGTCGGAGCCTTGACGGTTACCAAGTCAATAGAGGGTCCGGCCGCCGGCAGCCAGGGTGCGGTGGTCATCAGTATCGATTGCGGACCGGGATACCAGTTCACCTTCAACATCGACGCCGAAACTACCGGGGCGTCGTCGGAGACCTTCACCGACATTCCTGCGGGAACCGCCTGCACCATCACCGAGCCCACCAACGGCACCACTGCCAGTGTGCAGGTCAGCACTACCATTGTGCCCACCGCTGTCACCATCCCCTCGGGTTCAACGGCAACGGCAACCGTTACGGACACGTACACCTTCACACCGGGAACGCTGGTGGTCACCAAAACCAACACCGGCGAGGCAGACGGCGCCCAGGGCGAGGTGACAATTTCCGTGGTCTGCACCCTGGACGGTGCCACCACCGTACTGGACACCACTATCACGATTCCGGCGGGAACCCTCACCCCGGAGCCCGCAGAATTCCCCGGCCTCGCCGCCGGCACCATCTGCGCCGTGACGGAAACCGCCAGGGGGGAAACCACGGCTGTGTCAGTCGAGGTGGCCGGGGAAGGGACCGTAACGATTCCGGCCGCAGGAAGTGTCACCGCAGCACTGACGAACACCTACACCTTCACCCCGGGAACCCTGGCGGTCCGCAAGGACATCGCCGGCACCGGTGCGGGGCGGCAGGGCGTCGTCACTTTGCAGGTGACCTGCTCCTCCGGCCTGAACCAAACCATCACCATCCCGGCCGGAACCACCCAAACCACCACAGAGGAATTCACGGGCCTTCCCGCCGGGACCACCTGCACGGTTACAGAGACGGCGGACGGTGCGACCACGGAGGTCAGCGTGACCACGGTGGTTGACCCGGCAGGCGGCGCAGTAACCGTCCCGGCCGGCGACGGCGTTGAGGTGACCTTTACGGACACGTACACGGTCAACCCCGGAGCCCTGGTCGTGAACAAGGCCATCGCGGGGGTGGCTGCGGGCCAGCAGGGCGATGTCACCCTGCAGGTCACCTGCACTTTGGAGAGCGCAGTTGTCGCAGAGGGGACCTTCACCGTCACTGCCGGCACCACCGGAACCGTTCCCGCGGGCACCCTGACGGGGATTCCGGAAGGTGCCAGCTGTGCCGTCACCGAACCCGTCACGGGGGAGAGTGCTGAAATAGGCGTGGTGGTGGATCTGCCTGATTCCGTAACCATCACCGCAGGCGCCACTGCCACGGCCACAGTGACGGACACATACAGCGAGAATCCCGGCACCCTGATCGTCACCAAGGTGATTACCGGTGAGGCTGCCGGGAACCAGGACGCCGTTGAGGTGGACGTCCTCTGCACCCTGGCCGGGGAAACTGTGTTCTTCGAAACATCGCAGATCCCCGCTGGACAGACCGGAGAGGTGGGCGCACAGTTCCTGAACATTCCCTCGGGCGCCTCCTGTGCCATAACTGAACCGATCACCGGGGCCACCGAAGTTGTCCAGGTCAGCTCCGAACTCCCGGCGGCGGTTACCATTACCCCCGGTGGCACGGAGAGCGCGACGGTCACGAACACGTACACCTTCGCTCCGGGCACGTTGACGGTTACCAAGTCCATCACCGGTGAAGCGGCCGGTGAGCAGGGCGAGGTGATCCTGGAGGTTCAGTGCGGGCCGGACGGATCCGTGCTGAGCGAGACGGTGACGATCCCTGCCGGGTCCACCGGGGATGTTTCCACGACGTTTGAGGACCTTCCCGCCGGCACCGAGTGCACGGTCACGGAACCGACCAGCGGAGCCACTGAGACCGTCCAGGTCTCGACGGTCCTGCCGGATCCGGTGACCATTCCCGCCGCCGGGGGCTCCGAAGCTACGGTGACCAACACCTACACCTTCGCTCCGGGCACGTTGACGGTTACCAAGGCCTTCGCCGGTGAAGCTGCCGGTGAGCAGGGTGAGGTTGTCCTGCAGGTTCTGTGTGGTCCGGACGGTTCGGTGCTGAGCGAGATGGTGACGATCCCGGGGGGGTCCACGGGGGAAGTTCCCACCACGTTTGGGGACCTTCCTGCCGGCACCGAATGCACGGTCACGGAACCGACCAGCGGAGCCACTGAGACCGTTCTGGTCTCGACGGTTCTGCCGGATCCGGTGACCATTCCGGCAGGCGGCGGTTCCGAGGCTACGGTGACCAACACTTACACGTACGCTCCCGGAACGTTGACGGTCTCCAAGGTCATTACCGGTGAAGCGGCCGGTGAGCAGGGCGAGGTTGTGCTGCGGGTCCAGTGCGGGCCGGACGGGTCGGTGCTGGATACGACAGTGACGATCCCGGCCGGTTCAACGGATCCGGAGAGCGCCACGTTTGAGGATCTTCCGACCGGCACCGAATGCACGGTCACGGAGCCCACGAGTGGAGCCACCGAGACGATCCTGGTCTCGACGGAACTGCCGGACCCTGTGACTATTCCGGTTGGGGGAGGATCCGAAGCCGCGGTAACCAACACCTACACGTTCGCTCCGGGTACGTTGACGGTCAACAAGACCATCACTGGTGAAGCGGCAGGCCAGCAGGGAGAAATTGTCCTGCGGGTCCAGTGTGGCCCGGACGGATCGGTGCTGGATGAGACAGTGACGATCCCGGCCGGGTCCACGGATCCGGAGGGCGCCACGTTTGGGGATCTTCCGACCGGAACCGAGTGCACGGTCACGGAGCCCACGAGCGGAGCCACCGAGACGATCCTGGTCTCGACGGAACTGCCAGACCCTGTGACTATTCCGGCCGCCGGGGGCTCCGAAGCCGCGGTAACCAACACCTACACCTTCGCACCGGGCACGTTGACGGTTACCAAGGCCTTCGCCGGGGACGCCGCCGGGCAGCAGGGTGAGGTTGTCCTGCAGGTTCTGTGCGGTCCGGACGGATCAGTGCTGAGCGAGACGGTGACAATTCCGGCGGGAACGGAAGACAATGTCACCACCACGTTTGAGGACCTTCCCGCCGGCACCGAGTGCACGGTCACGGAACCGACCAGCGGGGCCACTGAGACAGTTCTGGTCTCGACGGTCCTGCCGGAGCCGGTAACAGTGGTCGGGGCTCAGACTGTCACGGCCACGGTTACCAACACCTACACCCTGGCACCGGGCACGTTGACGGTCACCAAGGTCATCACCGGTGATGCATCGGGCGCGCAGGGTGAAGTCGTCCTGCGGGTTATGTGCGGACCGGACGGCACGGTCCTGGATGAAACGGTGACCATTCCGGCCGGAACCACGGGTGGTGTCAGCACCGGGTTCTCGGACCTCCCCACCGGCACCGAGTGCACCGTTACCGAACCTGTTAGCGGAGCAACCAGTACCGTGAATGTGGCGGCGGATCTGCCGGATCCGGTAATGATTCCGGCCGGCGGCGGGGCTGAAGCCATCGTCACCAACACCTACAGTTCGGTGGTTGCTCCGACGCCGAAACCCACCCCGGCACCGGTCAAGCCGGCCCGTCCGGATCTGCCCTCCACCGGCGCCAACGGAACCGTCGGCTTCCTCGCCGCCGGGGCCGGACTGCTCTTGGTCGGTGGCCTCGCAATGGCGGCCAGCCGCCGCAAGGCAAACAGTGCGGAGGATGACAGCAGCCATCAGCAGTAATCCGCAGTAGCAGTCAGAGAGGATCCCGTACGGCCGGTGGCCGTGCGGGATCCTCTTTGTGCGGGACCCTTCTGCACCGGAACCCTAGGGTGTGCCGCGCGTCACCAGCCACGGCGGTTAGGACAGGAAGAATAGACTGGGATCATGGCCGGCCTGATTAAACGCGAAGACATTGACGAAGTACGCTCCCGCACCGACATCAAGGCCGTGATTGACGGCTACGTGACGCTGAAGTCCGCCGGCATCGGGTCCTACAAGGGGCTGTGCCCCTTCCACGACGAGCGCTCGCCGTCCTTCCACGTCCGGCCCCAGGTCGGCACCTACCACTGCTTTGGCTGCGGCGAGAGCGGCGACGTTATCTCGTTCGTCCAGAAAATGGACCACGGCACCTTTTCGGAGACCGTGGAGAAGCTCGCCGCCCGGCTTGGCTACGAACTGCACTATGAAGACGGCGGAACCGGGCCGCGCCGCGAAGACGTCGGCAAACGCCAGCGGCTGTTGGACGCACACAAGATTGCAGCGGAATTCTTCGCCGCGCAGCTGCGGACTCCCGGCGCCCAGGCAGCCCGCGATTTCCTGCAGGAACGCGGTTTCGACCCGGCAGCCGCAGCCCACTTCGGCGTCGGCTATGCACAGCAGGGCTGGGACTCATTGCTCAAGCACCTCACCGACAAGGGATTCACCCGCGAGGAACTGGCGGGCACCGGCATGTTCTCCACCGGTTCGGACGCTTCCCGCTTCTATGACCGATTCCGCGGCCGGCTGATCTGGCCCATCCGCGACCTGACCGGAGCCGTGATCGGGTTCGGCGCACGCAAGCTTTACGAGGATGACCAGGGTCCCAAATACCTGAACACCCCCGAGACCGCGCTCTACAAGAAGTCCCAGGTCCTTTACGGCATTGACCTGGCCAAACGGTCCATTGCCAAGGACCGGCAGATCGTCGTCGTCGAAGGTTACACCGACGTTATGGCCTGCCACCTCGCGGGCATCACCACCGCGGTCGCCACCTGCGGCACCGCCTTCGGCGAGGACCACGTCAAGATTGCCCGCAGGCTGCTCTCCGATGACGGTTCCGGGGGAGAGGTGATCTTCACCTTCGACGGGGACGCCGCGGGACAAAAGGCTGCGCTGAAAGCCTTCGATCTGGACCAGCGCTTCACGGCTCAGACCTATGTGGCCGTAGACCCGGAGGGCATGGATCCGTGCGACATCCGGCAGAAACACGGAGACACCGCCGTCGCTGAGCTCATTCGCTCCCGGCGTCCGCTGTTCGAGTTCTCCATCCGCTCCACGCTGCGCAAATTCGATCTCAATACGGTTGAAGGCCGGGTTCAGGCGCTGCGTGCCGCAGCACCGGTGGTGGCGGAAATCCGCGATCCCGCCATGCGTCCGGCCTACGCCCGTGAGCTCGCCGGCTGGCTGGGCACCGATGTGGACGACGTCACCCGTGCCGTCGGCTCAGCTGCCAAGCGGTTGCGGGAGGGCAACTCCCACGCGAACTCCTCCTCCGGCAAGCCGGGGCACGACGACGCCCGCGGCTCCCAGCATGAGTCCCGGGACCAACGTGGCCAGCAGGGGAATCGGCAGAATCAGGGGAGCGGGCAGGATCAGCGCGGGTATGGCCAGTCCGTGCCTGAACCGGTGTTGGAACAGCCGGCCTTCTCCCGTCCGGACCCGCGGGATCCTGCTGCCCGCATGGAGCGCCAGGCACTGGAAGTGGCCCTGCAGCAGCCGGGACTCCTGGATGAAGGGCAGTGGGAACGCTTCAAAGCCGCCCGCTTCTCCGTTCCGGCTTACTTGGCGGTGCACAACGCGATTATTGCCGCCGGCCACGCAGGCGCAGGTCCGGCGCAGTGGGTGGAACAGGTCCGCGAGGAATTGCCGGACACCCTGCGTGACTTCGTCAGCGAACTGGCGGTCACTCCGCTGCAT
Proteins encoded:
- a CDS encoding YibE/F family protein translates to MGHSHSPHSDEPPSPAALAARRRANLLLTWILVPLGLLAVIGMVLLWPSGDRTGITVSDPYATADGVTFETGKVQRVSEEDCPSSQALVDAGGTAQQCLVAYTVPNSGGTTIQVEVPPEVAKGGAVEAGDTIRYLNLEAIMQQGGGAPPYVFVDFVRSIPMAALTVLYAGVVIAVARWRGLRALVGLAGAYAVLAGFILPGLVEGKPPLLLGLIGSSVIMFGVLYFAHGFTARTSTALLGTLFGLSITACLAAWATDAAHLVGVDDENAYTLINSSDNISVSGIILCGLIISGLGVLNDVTITQSSAVWEMYELAPGASAKRLFSGAMRVGRDHIASTVYTIAFAYAGAALPVLILVSLYDRAFLDSITSGELAEEVIRTLVGSVGLVLAIPVTTAIAVLVVKAVGIKGIPRSADGAHAKHDDGGTPPAHATPAVGGVLDHAAPGVVGGTPAHPADDAPPTRRSLRNRP
- a CDS encoding short-chain fatty acid transporter, with the protein product MSTATTRSAGSEKGLARVAQALARWTEKWFPDAYIFALAGVVIIALAALLNGSSPQDVADAFGNGFWDLTAFTLQMSMVVLTGYVVATSPPVAKLIARLARVPQTATTAVSFVAFLSMSVSFLNWGLSIVFGGLLARAIARRSDLRVDYRALGAAAFMGLGAVWALGLSSSAAQLQATAASLPPALLEVTGVLDFGKTIFTWQSLLTCAILIALTTVIAHLSAPKGEAIRTATELGVDLDDTPEPASTRERPGEWLEYSPILPMLMGLLTAGWLVSQFVTKPFLSVISSLNGYLLVFLILGLVLHRTPRNFLQAVTKAVPATAGILVQFPLYAAMAAILTKAEGGGGTTLSEHLATFFTNIGAGGAFAVVIAIYTVILGIFVPSGGGKWLVEAPYVMQSATDVEMNLGWTVQIYNIAEALPNLINPFFMLPLLAVLKLRARDLVGFTFLQFIIHLPVVLLLVWLLGMTFTFEPPVIPAPAPAAP
- the dusB gene encoding tRNA dihydrouridine synthase DusB, producing MTVSSPELKLELPPLQLGPITVDTPVILAPMAGITNKAFRRLCREYGGGLYVSEMVTSRALVERSPESLRIIEHDDDEKVRSVQLYGVDPVTVGAAVRILVEEDRADHIDLNFGCPVPKVTRKGGGSALPWKLDLFTAIVQTAVKEASRGNVPLTIKMRKGIDEDHLTFLEAGRIARDSGVAAVALHGRTASQFYSGKADWNAIAELREALPDVPVLGNGDIWSAEDAIAMVRQTGVDGVVIGRGCQGRPWLFGDLQAAFEGSDTRHRPGLKEVSDSVYRHAELLVETFGGEMMALRDIRKHMAWYFKGYVVGGDLRAQLATVPTLEVLRELLDQLDPEAPYPGVDAEGPRGRAGSPKKTALPEHWLESRELNAAQKSIISAAELNISGG
- a CDS encoding deoxyguanosinetriphosphate triphosphohydrolase → MTFPQAFQTAGYTDVDLARWVTEPAKNTNRTQFGRDRARVLHSSALRRLGAKTQVVAPDTDDFVRTRLTHSLEVAQVGRELGNALGCDPDVVDAACLSHDLGHPPFGHNGETALNDIAHAIGGFEGNAQTLRLLTRLEPKIIAPDGGPAGLNLTRASLDAATKYPWSIADAPLVNGHRTTKFGVYEDDLPVFTWLRDGAPAGRSCLEAQVMDLADDISYSVHDVEDAIVAGHVQLKWLDNPDQRARVIGYTQQWYLPGTDGAAIEEALKRLEADPVWVRESDGSRKSMAALKDMTSQLIGRFCNSALEATRIIYGTDPLTRYNAEMVVPEETKLEIAVMKGLATTFVMTTDQRQPLYERQREILTALVAQLSATGDRHLEPMFAADWREAADDGARLRVVVDQVASLTDGSALALHERLVGPVPSLW
- a CDS encoding thioester domain-containing protein, producing MSDQPHPSRSRRLSDPLPPSARRRSRWGILLAALLSLMFFVPMAGPANAAVDPEPPRGPAPASDAGTDIVITSLGEGRRNISGYLPPLGATWPIDTYPTSRPAGYETENVGFAGVINTQEVGGTTTAQMYCIDLRTSTRVGIGYENGTWDESNVPNIGYVNRILNTYYPSTNLPAGVTNNNDKAAAVQAAIWFFTDGYVVNRTNNLYSTVASIVNDTIAAGPLDEPDAPDISITPATAEAAVTGVAGPYTVTSEADEITVTTDEGFGLFADEAGTVPLTNPVASGTQVWVRSEDGGTGPAAISARAVVTVPTGSVYLYDGATSGVDAAQKLILADTRDLSSAASATATFYEVGALTVTKSIEGPAAGSQGAVVISIDCGPGYQFTFNIDAETTGASSETFTDIPAGTACTITEPTNGTTASVQVSTTIVPTAVTIPSGSTATATVTDTYTFTPGTLVVTKTNTGEADGAQGEVTISVVCTLDGATTVLDTTITIPAGTLTPEPAEFPGLAAGTICAVTETARGETTAVSVEVAGEGTVTIPAAGSVTAALTNTYTFTPGTLAVRKDIAGTGAGRQGVVTLQVTCSSGLNQTITIPAGTTQTTTEEFTGLPAGTTCTVTETADGATTEVSVTTVVDPAGGAVTVPAGDGVEVTFTDTYTVNPGALVVNKAIAGVAAGQQGDVTLQVTCTLESAVVAEGTFTVTAGTTGTVPAGTLTGIPEGASCAVTEPVTGESAEIGVVVDLPDSVTITAGATATATVTDTYSENPGTLIVTKVITGEAAGNQDAVEVDVLCTLAGETVFFETSQIPAGQTGEVGAQFLNIPSGASCAITEPITGATEVVQVSSELPAAVTITPGGTESATVTNTYTFAPGTLTVTKSITGEAAGEQGEVILEVQCGPDGSVLSETVTIPAGSTGDVSTTFEDLPAGTECTVTEPTSGATETVQVSTVLPDPVTIPAAGGSEATVTNTYTFAPGTLTVTKAFAGEAAGEQGEVVLQVLCGPDGSVLSEMVTIPGGSTGEVPTTFGDLPAGTECTVTEPTSGATETVLVSTVLPDPVTIPAGGGSEATVTNTYTYAPGTLTVSKVITGEAAGEQGEVVLRVQCGPDGSVLDTTVTIPAGSTDPESATFEDLPTGTECTVTEPTSGATETILVSTELPDPVTIPVGGGSEAAVTNTYTFAPGTLTVNKTITGEAAGQQGEIVLRVQCGPDGSVLDETVTIPAGSTDPEGATFGDLPTGTECTVTEPTSGATETILVSTELPDPVTIPAAGGSEAAVTNTYTFAPGTLTVTKAFAGDAAGQQGEVVLQVLCGPDGSVLSETVTIPAGTEDNVTTTFEDLPAGTECTVTEPTSGATETVLVSTVLPEPVTVVGAQTVTATVTNTYTLAPGTLTVTKVITGDASGAQGEVVLRVMCGPDGTVLDETVTIPAGTTGGVSTGFSDLPTGTECTVTEPVSGATSTVNVAADLPDPVMIPAGGGAEAIVTNTYSSVVAPTPKPTPAPVKPARPDLPSTGANGTVGFLAAGAGLLLVGGLAMAASRRKANSAEDDSSHQQ